The Gardnerella leopoldii genomic interval TATATTGACAAATCTTGCACAACTATTAGCGATGTCGGCAGCGTAAAAACTTTAGTTCGAGAGCAAGTAAAAGACGCAGGTTTGCAAGATTGTTACGTTGGTGCGCATCCGATGGCTGGTAGTGAATTTACTGGTTGGAAAGCTTCTAGTGATGAGCTTTTAAATGGTGCTTTGTGGGCTTTAACTGTTGATGATTCTACTGAGTTTTGGCGAGTTTGCAATGTTTTGCAAATGATTGTTTCTCTATGCAAGAATCGCGCAATAGTTTTGGATGATGCAGCGCACGATAATTCTGCAGCTCTTATTTCTCACATGCCTCATGTTGTTGCAACAGCTCTTGCAAACGTATTATGTGAACAATCTAATCGTGCTATTGCTTTACAACTATCTGCAGGTTCCTGGCGAGATATGACACGAGTTGCTCTTACTGATCCTCAACGCACTCGTGCTATGGTAAGTGAAAATCGGCATAATACTGCGAAATTATTGCGTTCCGTAATTTCTGAGCTAACTTTTGCTGCAAATATGTTAGATAATGATATTGAAACCGCGGATGCTTTAGAGCAAGAGTTTTTTGCTAAAGCTCAATCTTGGAGAGAATATAAATACCAGCAGCGCAACTCATCTAAAACTAGTACGCAACAAAGCGACGATGCTAAGCAAAATGATGATGCAAATAGCAGATTGTGGAAGTATGATTCTCAAATCAATTGGCAGCAGGAATTACTAGAATCCGCGCGCTCAGGTGAATCCATTATTGAATTTTACGGATTTAATACCAACGAATCTTCGCAACTGCTATTGCGCTCAGATGCTTCCTTGAGAAATGTGTAAAACTTGCTTCTCATCAGACAATTCTACACACTAAGCGGTTTTTGAAATTTGCGTTCTGGGATTGGTTTTAATCGGTAAATAGTTTTGGCGTCAATGAACATTTCTTCGGCAGCTCTAGTGCCGTTTGCTGCAGGATCTCGAAGTAAATGAAGCATTACCCCGTCCCACTCGAGTACGTGCCCAATCGCATCATGATACTCGATTTTTTGTGTTCCATCGTTATTGTTTTCTATAATTTTGTAAGTTCTTACTACTATGCGCGAGCCTGCAGGTATTTGCTTCGGTAGTGTAGTTAAATTCCGTGTTTGTGTGTTCATAACATGCTCCTTGTTGTATTATGCATGTGACTGAAGTATATGGCAAACGTTTTGTTTTAAACTTTTATGGAAGGGTGAGTTAAGCATGAGCAACAATAAATTTGTTTCTGAAAATTTCTTAGGTTTACCTTCTAAATATATGAGTTTAATAGATGATTATATTGATTATGTTCGTGCTAATAAAGGCTTGGGTGAACGCACGCAGAAAGCTTATGCCAGTGATATTTTGCAATGTTTAGCATGGTGTAATCGGCACGGATTTAATAATATTTCAGAGCTTACTACGGATGATTTGCGTTCGTGGATGGCTGATGAGTCGCGAAGTCATGCGCGTTCAAGTTTGGCTCGCAAAGTAGTCGCGGTGCGTGGTTTTTTTGCGTGGTGTCAGCATGTTGAATACATAAGTAGTAATCCTGCAGAAATTTTAATGACGCCAAAAATTAAAAACATGCTACCATCTGTTTTGGATGAATATCAAGCAGAATCATTAATGAATAATGTTGATTCTAAAGCTAATGTTTCATCTTCGTGTACCAAAAATCAGAAAGCTGTAGGACTTCGCAATGCTGCAATTCTGGAGCTTTTATATGCGACTGGTATTCGTGTTGGTGAGCTTACTAGTTTAAATATTCAGGATATTAATTTTTCCTCGCACACTATAAAAGTTACTGGTAAGGGAAATAAGCAGCGTGTTGTGCCTTTTGGGGTTCCTGCTTATAAAGCTTTATCTGCTTGGATTTCTAAAGATGGACGAGAAATTTTATTGCGGAATTCTGTTGAAGAGGCAGTATTTCTTGGTACTCGCGGAAAGCGTATCGATCAGCGTTTGGTAAGGCGGATTGTGCATGATGAGGCTAAGAGTGCGCATGTTCCGGATATTTCTCCTCATGCTTTGCGGCATAGTGCTGCGACGCATATGTTGAATGGTGGAGCAGATTTACGCGAAGTGCAGGAATTATTGGGTCATTCATCGCTTAATACTACTCAGCGTTACACTCATGTTTCTATTGAATCTTTAAAACGTAAGTATTCTCAAGCTTTTCCGCGTGCATGATATTAAATGTTTTAAGTATTCAATTATTCATATTTAACATGTTTTTTACATAATAAATATGTTAATTTACATTTTTGTAATATACATATACCTGTAAAAAACAATAAATTTTACTATATAAATAATAAAATTTTCGGTATTTATAATTAAATCTAGACTTAAATAATTAATTATTACTAATATACAATATTTTTTTCAATTTTCTTTTACTATTGCATTGTTTGTAAAAATACGTATCATTGAATTTTAATCAACGAAGAGGCCTCGTCATTGGCTTGCGAGAATCCATCTGGCAATAAAAACCGGATGGATTTTTATGTTTTAGCTGATGCTTGGCTTTTTTGTGATATGACAATCCTGCCTACCAGACGTTAGGAGAAAATATATGAAGAATAGGGCTTTGGCTTTCGCTGCTGCTGCCTGCTCGCTGGCAATGTTACTTGGTGGCTGTGGCTCTTCCGCTAAGAATGCACAAACAAACGGTGGCAAGGTTATTATTACCGTTTCAAACTCTGAGCCACAAAACGAATTAGTCCCTGGAAACATTAACGAAAATGCTGGCGCTCGTCCTGCCATGTTGGTTAATTCCACGTTGGTAACTTTCGATGAAAAGGGTAATCCTGTAAATGAGGATGCTGAAAGCATCACTCCAAATGCTGATGCTACCCAGTACACCGTGAAGGTTAAGAAAGGAAAGAAGTTCAGCGATGGCACTCCTATTACAGCCGAAAGCTTTGTGAAGGCTTGGAGCTTCGTTGCTAACGCTAAGAATGCTCAGAAGTGTGCTTCCTTCTTCCAAACCATTAAGGGTTATGCTGATTTGCAGAAGGATGGTACTAAGGGTGACGAACAGCTTTCTGGTTTGAAGGTTGTTGATGAAAATACTTTTACCGTTGATCTGGAACAGCCAGATTCTGTATTCCCAATTAAGGTTGGCTACTTGGCATTTGCTCCACTTCCGGAATCCTTCTACAAGGATCCAAAGGCTTATGGCGAAAAGCCTGTTTCTTCTGGTCCATACTTGTTCAAGTCTTGGGATCACAACAAGCAGATCGAAGTTGTAAAGAATCCTGATTACAATGGTCCGCGCAAAGCTCAGAATGATGGCGTAACCTTCAAGGTTTATACAGATGGTAACGCTGCATACCGCGATGTGCAGGCTGGAAACCTCGATATGACTGATAATATTCCAGATACCCAAACTAAGACTTTCCAGAAGGATACAACTGTTAAGGCTTACAACCGTCCAGGTTCTGTAATCCAGCAGTTCACTATTCCTTCAAGCCTCCCACACTTCGATGTAAAGACTGAAGAAGGTAAGCTTCGTCGTCAAGCTATTTCTATGGCTATAGATCGTAAGGTGATTATCGACAAGATTCTCAATGGCACTGCTTCTCCTGCAAACGAATTTACTTCTCCATTGACTCCAGGCTATAAGGCTGATCTTAAGGGTCACGAGAACGTAGAATTTAATGCAAAGAAAGCTAAGGAACTTTGGGCTAAAGCAGATAAGATTTCTAAGTATGATGGATCTCTTACTTTCTCCTACAATGCCGATGGAAATGCAAAGTCTGTGTTTGATGCTGTTGTGAATTCCCTCAAGAATAATCTCGGAATCAAGGCTGAAACCACCCCAATTCCTACATTCCAGGAATTCCGTAATGCTTGCGCTAAGCGTCAGATTAAGGGTGCATGGCGTGCAGGTTGGATGCCAGATTATCCAAGTGCAGAAAATTACTTGACTCAGGAATTTGCTTCCGTTGCAGCTGATGGCAATGGCTCTAACGAAGGTGATTATAAGAATCCAAAGTTCGACGATTTACTTAAGAAAGCTGCATCTTCTAAGCCAGAAGAGGCTATTAAGCTCTATCAGCAAGCAAACGAAATCCTTCTTGAGGATCTTCCATCTGTCCCATTGTTCTACTCGAACGCTAAGGCTGTGATGGTTCCAACTTTGAAGGGCTTCACAATGGATTGGCAGAATATGCCGCTGTACTATCAGCTTCACAAATAAGCTGGTAGCTAATTAAGAAAACAGCATAGTGTTACATACTTTTTAGAAAGTTAGTAAGTAACACTAGTTGGTTCCTCTCAATAATTTGATATCGCTTATTGCGAAATTGCTGCTCCAGCTAAACTAGTTAAATAAAACTATTGAGCTGGAGCGGCACTTTGTTGTTTTTTGAGTAAGTTTTAACAATTCAAGGAGAATTCGATGGGTAAGTACATTCTGCGTCGTATTTTGCAGATGATTCCTGTTGTTCTCGGCACAACATTATTAGTTTATGCTTTAGTATTTGCTTTGCCTGGAGATCCAGTAAAAGCAATGTTTGGAGAAAAACCTGTTAATCCTGCAGTGGCTGCACAAATACGAGCCGAGTATAACTTAGATAAACCATTTATTATTCAATATTTACTATTCTTAAAGAATGCTCTTACCCTCGATTTTGGTCATACTTTTGCAGGTCAACCAGTTATCGATGAAATTGGTCGTGCATTCCCAGTTACTGTTCAACTAGCAATTATGGCATTCGCTTTCGAAGCAATATTTGGTGTCATATTTGGCATAATTTCAGGTTTGAAGAAAGGCAAGTGGTATGACAGTGTGATCCTGGTTGTATCACTTCTTCTTATTTCTGTTCCAACATTTGTGACAGGTTTCGTAGGACAATACTTATTTGGTGTTAAATGGCGTATATTACCAGTTACAGCTAGTAACGATCCTGGATTCTTCGATTTGCTTCTTCCTGCAATGGTTCTTGGTTCTGTGTCTATGGCGTACATCATTCGACTTACAAGATCTGAAATCTCTTCAAATATTTCGCTTGATTATGTGCGTACAGCTCGTGCAAAGGGCTTAAAAGAAGGCTCTGTTATTGTTCGCCACGTTTTGCGCAACTCGCTTATACCTGTCGTCACCTTCTTAGGCCAGGATTTGGGTGCTCTTATGGGCGGTGCAATGATTTCGGAAACAATCTTCAACATTCATGGCGTTGGATTCCTCACATATCAAGGGATTCTAAAGGGAGAAGAAAACCTTGTTGTTTCCATTGTCACGCTTTTGACATTGATATTTGTATTTAGCAATTTTCTTGTTGATATGTTGTACGCGGCTCTTGATCCGCGCATTCGTTACGCGTGAGGGGAGTACACTATGGAAGATAATTTGATGAAAAATGATTTGATTGCAAATAATGCTTCAAATTGCAATATATTACCGGGGCAAGAACGCTACGTTGCACCATTAGACGATACGCCTATTCAAGAAGTGGATTCCGTAGACGAATCCGCTGCTGCAACGAGTATGTGGGCAGATACCTGGAGAACTTTGCGCAGGAATCCATTGTTTATTGTTTCTGCAGTTTTGATTATTGCAATTATTTTTGTTGCATTCTTCCCAAGCATTCTTACAAAGCACAATCCTAATTATTGCGTTTTGGAACACTCTCTTGAGCCAGCTTCAGCCGCGCATCCATTTGGTTTTGATATGCAAGGTTGCGATATTTATGCTCGAGTTGTTTATGGTACTCGTACATCACTAAGTGTTGGTTTGCTTGCAACTATTTTGGTTGTACTTGTTGGTTCTTTAATTGGTGCGTTAGCAGGATTCTTCGGAGGCTGGGTTGATACTATTCTCAGCCGAATAACTGATATCTTCTTGGCTTTACCAATGCTTCTTGGTGCAATCGTAGTTTTACAAATGTTCCGTACATCTAAATCAATTTGGAAAATTGTGCTTGTTATGGTGCTTTTTGGATGGGTTAGCGTTGCTCGTATTGCACGAAGCGCTGTTATGGAATCAAAAAATCTTGAATTCAATACCGCATCTACTGCTTTAGGATCTACTCCAATACGTAATCTTTTCAAACACATTATCCCGAACTCTTTGGCTCCAATCATTGTTGTTGGAACAACTTCGCTTGGAACTTATATTGTGTTGGAAGCAACATTAAGCTTCCTTGGAATTGGTTTACCAAGTACTACTGTCAGCTGGGGTGGAGATATTTCTACCGCTAGAAATGTTCTTACTACGAACCCAGAAGTCTTGTTCTATCCGTCTATTGCACTCGCAATTACTGTGCTCGCCTTTATTATGATGGGTGATGCTGTAAAGGATGCATTAGATCCGAAGAGCCGTAAGGCGTGAATTTAGCGTGGAGGAATAAAACTTATGAATACAACACGTAAAGATATAGACATTCGCGCCATGCAGCTAGAGCAAGGGCCATTGTTGGAAGTAAAAAATCTCCAGGTTGATTTCACAACAGACTCAAAAAAAGCTGTTCATGCTGTTAGAGATGCTAGCTTCTGTGTTTATCCTGGTCAGTGGGTTGCAATTGTAGGTGAATCTGGTTCAGGAAAGTCCACTTCTGCAATGGCTGTTCTTGGTCTTCTTCCTGGAACCGGTCATGTTACAGGTGGATCTATTAAGCTCAAGGGTAAAGAAATTAGCAGTTTGAAGCCAAAAGAGATTGCTGCTTTGCGTGGTACTGCAATGGGTCTAGTTCCGCAGGATCCTATGAGCAACTTGAACCCCGTGTGGCGTATTGGCGAACAAGTTAAAGAAGCATTAATCGCAAATGGTGTTGACGTTGATCACGAGAAGCGCTCTTCATTAGCTGAGGCTCTTGCAGGCGATTCTGTTCAAGTCAAAAGCAATGAGGATGAAACATTCCTTGGCTCTAAAGAATTACCAGATTTGATTGAAGTCGCTAAGAAAGCTTTGAAAGAAGTTGGACTTGATGAGCATAACGATGCTGAAAAGTTCAATGAAGCTATTGATTACTACAAGAAAGAGTGGGTTCCAGGCTCTGAAACTCGTTGGCGCGTAGCAGACGATTTAATCAAATATGGTGTGAATGACGACAAAGCTTGGGAAATCGCCAAAAAGTATGTTGTAGGTGCAAGCGTTGAAGATCGTATTGCTGGTTTGCTTGACGAAGCTGGTTTGCCAGATGCTGCAACTCGTGCACGTCAGTTCCCACATGAGTTTTCCGGCGGTATGCGTCAGCGCGCTTTGATTGCCATTGGTTTGGCTTGCCGACCGGACTTGCTTATTGCAGATGAGCCAACTTCCGCTTTGGATGTTACTGTGCAAAAGCGTATTCTTGACCATTTGCATACACTAACTGATTCGCTCGGAACTTCTGTTCTCTTCATTACACACGATTTAGGCTTGGCTGCCTCTCGCGCGCAGCATGTTGTTGTTATGTATAAGGGTCGTGTTGTTGAATCTGGCCCATCGTTGGAAGTTTTGCAGCATCCTCAGCATCCGTATACAAAGAGACTTGTTGCTGCCGCTCCAAGCTTAGCTTCTCAGCGCATTATTTCTGTTAAAGAACACGGTGGTAATGCTGATAACTTGCTTGAGCATCACGTAGTAGGTGAGCAAACTCTCGAAAAAAGTGAGCATATTATTACTGTGGATCACTTAACTCGTGAGTTTAAGCTTCCTCGCAAGAAAGAGCTTTTTAAGGCTGTTGACGACGTTTCATTCTCTATTAAGCGTGGTACGACGTTAGCTATCGTTGGTGAATCTGGTTCAGGTAAATCTACCGTTGCGAATATGGTTTTGCGACTTCTTAAGCCAACAAGTGGAACTGTTACTTACGAAGGTAAGAATATTTCCGATTTAAAGGGTGCGGATTTGCTTGACTTCCGTCGCCATGTGCAGCCAGTTTTCCAGAATCCGTATGGTTCTTTGGATCCTATGTACTCAATTTATCGTTCAATTGAAGAACCTCTACGTATTCATAAGATTGGTGATAAAAAGAGTCGTAAAAACCGTGTGGTAGAGCTTCTAGACATGGTTCGTATGCCTGCTTCAGTTATGACTCGATTCCCGAACGAACTTTCTGGAGGACAGCGTCAACGAATTGCAATTGCTCGTGCTATGGCTTTGGATCCAGATGTTATAGTTTGCGATGAAGCTGTATCTGCTTTGGATGTGCTTGTGCAAGATCAGGTTTTGCACTTGCTTAACGATTTGCAGGCAGAGCGTGGTTTGAGCTATTTGTTCATCACACACGATTTGGCTGTCGTTCGTCAGATTGCAGACGAAGTTGTTGTTATGCAGCATGGAAAGCTTGTTGAGCATGCAACTACAGATGAGGTATTCGATCATCCACAGATGGAATACACTCGCGATTTGCTCGATGCAATTCCAGGAGGAAATTTGGAGCTTGGTTTAGACTAAATAGTACAAGCTGATGAAAAGGTGCAGGTTTTATAGAATCTGCACCTTTTTATTTTTCTATTAATTCCGTGTTTATTGGTTGAGTAATCCATAACTTGTAATCTGTGTTGGTTGTGTGATTTATGTCCGTTGTTTAGTGATGGAGCTGTTTGTGTTGTGCGCATATTAGAGTTGATTACATGATTACAATTACGACTTCGAATTTAAACGGTATTCGTGCAGCTGAGCGCAAAGGTATGCTTAACTGGTCTGACGCACATACTCCAGACGTGTGGTGTATGCAAGAAGTGCGCGCTCCGCAGGATGCAATCGACCCAATTATGACAAAAATTGAAATGGGATATCGTGCGTCTGAAAATATCGCAAATCCTATAGAAAACGATAATTTTACTTATACGAATGAAGTTTGCCGTGTAAAAGGTCGAGCTGGAGTAGCTCTAGTTACGTCTCTTCCTGTAGTAAACAAACGCTACGGTTTGCCTGGCTTAAGCGAGGATGTTGATTCTGGGCGATGGGTTGAAACTGACGTGCGTACTCCTGACGGCTATGAAATCACTATTGCTTCTGTGTATGTTCATGCTGGAAATGTGGACGATCCGCAAAAAATGAAACAAAAATTCCGCTTTTTAGACACAATGCTTACTCGTTTAGGGGAGCTTCGAGATGCAGCAGCAAGTGGCGGAAATCAAGCGATTTTGTGCGGTGACTTTAATATTGCGCATACTTCACTTGATATTAAAAACGCTAAAGCTAATGAAAAAAGTGCAGGATTCTTGCCAGAGGAACGTGCGTATATTGATCGCTGGATTAACGAATATGAATTTGTGGACGTTATGCGCATGCTTGCAGGAGATATTCAAGGACCATACACTTGGTGGAGCCAGCGCGGTAAAGCTTTCGACAATAACGTTGGTTGGAGATTAGACTACCAGTTCGCAACTCCTGAAATTGCGGAAAGCGCTCGCGGATTTGTGATCGATCGTGCTGAAAGCTATGATGCGCGATGGTCTGATCATGCGCCGTTAAGTATAAAGTATGACGTGTGATGCGTAAGTATTAATTTGTATAATGTGAAATAACTAAGTAATCGCATGTGTATATGAATGTACTATATACGCAAATTTTTCAGTGCTTTGCTTGTGCTATTCTGGTGAAGTTAGGCAATTTACAATAATAAGTAATA includes:
- a CDS encoding prephenate dehydrogenase; protein product: MVEDAEFSQKFSVGIVGLGLIGGSLAKRLAKLANCNVYAWNRHNEPYDEAKSLGITCVEKVQDLAKLRPNVLILCNALAAMPSILHEIAPYIDKSCTTISDVGSVKTLVREQVKDAGLQDCYVGAHPMAGSEFTGWKASSDELLNGALWALTVDDSTEFWRVCNVLQMIVSLCKNRAIVLDDAAHDNSAALISHMPHVVATALANVLCEQSNRAIALQLSAGSWRDMTRVALTDPQRTRAMVSENRHNTAKLLRSVISELTFAANMLDNDIETADALEQEFFAKAQSWREYKYQQRNSSKTSTQQSDDAKQNDDANSRLWKYDSQINWQQELLESARSGESIIEFYGFNTNESSQLLLRSDASLRNV
- a CDS encoding DUF6725 family protein, with protein sequence MNTQTRNLTTLPKQIPAGSRIVVRTYKIIENNNDGTQKIEYHDAIGHVLEWDGVMLHLLRDPAANGTRAAEEMFIDAKTIYRLKPIPERKFQKPLSV
- a CDS encoding tyrosine recombinase XerC, whose protein sequence is MSNNKFVSENFLGLPSKYMSLIDDYIDYVRANKGLGERTQKAYASDILQCLAWCNRHGFNNISELTTDDLRSWMADESRSHARSSLARKVVAVRGFFAWCQHVEYISSNPAEILMTPKIKNMLPSVLDEYQAESLMNNVDSKANVSSSCTKNQKAVGLRNAAILELLYATGIRVGELTSLNIQDINFSSHTIKVTGKGNKQRVVPFGVPAYKALSAWISKDGREILLRNSVEEAVFLGTRGKRIDQRLVRRIVHDEAKSAHVPDISPHALRHSAATHMLNGGADLREVQELLGHSSLNTTQRYTHVSIESLKRKYSQAFPRA
- a CDS encoding peptide ABC transporter substrate-binding protein, with translation MKNRALAFAAAACSLAMLLGGCGSSAKNAQTNGGKVIITVSNSEPQNELVPGNINENAGARPAMLVNSTLVTFDEKGNPVNEDAESITPNADATQYTVKVKKGKKFSDGTPITAESFVKAWSFVANAKNAQKCASFFQTIKGYADLQKDGTKGDEQLSGLKVVDENTFTVDLEQPDSVFPIKVGYLAFAPLPESFYKDPKAYGEKPVSSGPYLFKSWDHNKQIEVVKNPDYNGPRKAQNDGVTFKVYTDGNAAYRDVQAGNLDMTDNIPDTQTKTFQKDTTVKAYNRPGSVIQQFTIPSSLPHFDVKTEEGKLRRQAISMAIDRKVIIDKILNGTASPANEFTSPLTPGYKADLKGHENVEFNAKKAKELWAKADKISKYDGSLTFSYNADGNAKSVFDAVVNSLKNNLGIKAETTPIPTFQEFRNACAKRQIKGAWRAGWMPDYPSAENYLTQEFASVAADGNGSNEGDYKNPKFDDLLKKAASSKPEEAIKLYQQANEILLEDLPSVPLFYSNAKAVMVPTLKGFTMDWQNMPLYYQLHK
- a CDS encoding ABC transporter permease produces the protein MGKYILRRILQMIPVVLGTTLLVYALVFALPGDPVKAMFGEKPVNPAVAAQIRAEYNLDKPFIIQYLLFLKNALTLDFGHTFAGQPVIDEIGRAFPVTVQLAIMAFAFEAIFGVIFGIISGLKKGKWYDSVILVVSLLLISVPTFVTGFVGQYLFGVKWRILPVTASNDPGFFDLLLPAMVLGSVSMAYIIRLTRSEISSNISLDYVRTARAKGLKEGSVIVRHVLRNSLIPVVTFLGQDLGALMGGAMISETIFNIHGVGFLTYQGILKGEENLVVSIVTLLTLIFVFSNFLVDMLYAALDPRIRYA
- a CDS encoding ABC transporter permease, producing the protein MEDNLMKNDLIANNASNCNILPGQERYVAPLDDTPIQEVDSVDESAAATSMWADTWRTLRRNPLFIVSAVLIIAIIFVAFFPSILTKHNPNYCVLEHSLEPASAAHPFGFDMQGCDIYARVVYGTRTSLSVGLLATILVVLVGSLIGALAGFFGGWVDTILSRITDIFLALPMLLGAIVVLQMFRTSKSIWKIVLVMVLFGWVSVARIARSAVMESKNLEFNTASTALGSTPIRNLFKHIIPNSLAPIIVVGTTSLGTYIVLEATLSFLGIGLPSTTVSWGGDISTARNVLTTNPEVLFYPSIALAITVLAFIMMGDAVKDALDPKSRKA
- a CDS encoding dipeptide ABC transporter ATP-binding protein, with translation MNTTRKDIDIRAMQLEQGPLLEVKNLQVDFTTDSKKAVHAVRDASFCVYPGQWVAIVGESGSGKSTSAMAVLGLLPGTGHVTGGSIKLKGKEISSLKPKEIAALRGTAMGLVPQDPMSNLNPVWRIGEQVKEALIANGVDVDHEKRSSLAEALAGDSVQVKSNEDETFLGSKELPDLIEVAKKALKEVGLDEHNDAEKFNEAIDYYKKEWVPGSETRWRVADDLIKYGVNDDKAWEIAKKYVVGASVEDRIAGLLDEAGLPDAATRARQFPHEFSGGMRQRALIAIGLACRPDLLIADEPTSALDVTVQKRILDHLHTLTDSLGTSVLFITHDLGLAASRAQHVVVMYKGRVVESGPSLEVLQHPQHPYTKRLVAAAPSLASQRIISVKEHGGNADNLLEHHVVGEQTLEKSEHIITVDHLTREFKLPRKKELFKAVDDVSFSIKRGTTLAIVGESGSGKSTVANMVLRLLKPTSGTVTYEGKNISDLKGADLLDFRRHVQPVFQNPYGSLDPMYSIYRSIEEPLRIHKIGDKKSRKNRVVELLDMVRMPASVMTRFPNELSGGQRQRIAIARAMALDPDVIVCDEAVSALDVLVQDQVLHLLNDLQAERGLSYLFITHDLAVVRQIADEVVVMQHGKLVEHATTDEVFDHPQMEYTRDLLDAIPGGNLELGLD
- a CDS encoding exodeoxyribonuclease III; protein product: MITITTSNLNGIRAAERKGMLNWSDAHTPDVWCMQEVRAPQDAIDPIMTKIEMGYRASENIANPIENDNFTYTNEVCRVKGRAGVALVTSLPVVNKRYGLPGLSEDVDSGRWVETDVRTPDGYEITIASVYVHAGNVDDPQKMKQKFRFLDTMLTRLGELRDAAASGGNQAILCGDFNIAHTSLDIKNAKANEKSAGFLPEERAYIDRWINEYEFVDVMRMLAGDIQGPYTWWSQRGKAFDNNVGWRLDYQFATPEIAESARGFVIDRAESYDARWSDHAPLSIKYDV